In Corynebacterium endometrii, one DNA window encodes the following:
- a CDS encoding GNAT family N-acetyltransferase, translating into MTVQYRSLNPQEFAMLAPPLVDIYLEAMEYSPQIREDRVAVWRREVRHPGFAAVIAEQGGVIIGVAYGFLGNPDTWWDRQLRRGCAERGEMSERQWDILRNYFELAEIHVRPSAQGQGIGRVLLTELMKLTWAKYALLSTPEVEGEANLAFGLYRSLGFWDVLRDYVYPGDNRRFAVLGVNLPLGSQQGGAPIGRL; encoded by the coding sequence GTGACTGTTCAGTACCGGAGCCTTAACCCCCAAGAGTTCGCCATGCTCGCCCCACCGCTCGTGGACATCTACTTGGAGGCGATGGAGTACAGCCCCCAGATCCGCGAAGATCGCGTGGCCGTGTGGCGCAGGGAGGTCCGCCACCCCGGATTCGCGGCGGTCATTGCCGAGCAAGGCGGGGTAATCATCGGCGTGGCCTACGGATTCCTGGGCAATCCGGACACCTGGTGGGACCGGCAGCTGCGGCGCGGGTGCGCCGAACGCGGCGAGATGAGCGAACGGCAATGGGACATTCTGCGCAATTACTTCGAACTCGCAGAAATCCATGTGCGCCCCTCCGCCCAGGGCCAGGGAATCGGCCGGGTGCTGCTGACCGAACTGATGAAGCTGACTTGGGCCAAATACGCCCTGCTATCAACCCCTGAAGTTGAAGGGGAGGCCAACCTAGCCTTTGGGCTCTACCGCTCCCTTGGATTCTGGGATGTGCTGCGGGATTACGTCTACCCCGGGGATAACCGGAGGTTCGCCGTGCTCGGTGTGAACCTTCCCCTCGGCAGTCAGCAGGGTGGCGCCCCGATAGGCCGCCTGTAG
- a CDS encoding protein kinase domain-containing protein, with product MSRLDIGDILEGRYRVDQPIARGGMSTVYRCVDLRLGRAVAAKVMHDHFATDPIFVHRFQREALAMAQLTHPNLVGVYDFNAESEPIYLVMELITGGTLRELLGERGPMPPHAATAVMRAMLTGLSVVHAKGLVHRDIKPDNVLISADHRVKLGDFGLVRSSTSNTVTSNNIVGTVSYLSPEQVDGSDITTASDVYSAGIVLFELLTGTLPFSGETDLAHALARLNGDVAAPSSRIAGVPHLFDELVASATTRDVDERFADAGEFLAALDDVAAELALPAFTVPVPKNSAAARTAAKPTDMTGIGATDIFAPTSIINPFREPKEDSRPAAAVDADANARAGSQQAHPEAPTEDLSPTEDLLFRRAPLSFETQAQQRWPEPEPARHAPRAENPPAAAPSPTPATPPVPPPANPPTRNAPAERGPAGEGRRELQPRRDKTPAPPMLTNRSGAGFAVFLLVVALLAAAVAIGGWSYASGMYGMLPQFLEQAQ from the coding sequence ATGAGTAGGTTAGACATTGGTGACATCCTCGAGGGACGCTACCGGGTGGATCAGCCAATCGCGCGCGGCGGCATGTCCACCGTCTACCGCTGCGTGGACCTACGCCTGGGTCGGGCCGTGGCGGCCAAGGTCATGCATGACCACTTCGCCACCGACCCTATCTTTGTCCACCGCTTCCAGCGCGAAGCCCTAGCCATGGCCCAGCTCACCCACCCCAACCTGGTGGGCGTTTACGATTTCAACGCCGAATCCGAACCGATTTACCTGGTGATGGAGCTCATCACGGGCGGCACGTTGCGCGAACTCCTCGGCGAACGCGGGCCCATGCCGCCGCACGCGGCCACCGCCGTCATGCGCGCCATGCTCACCGGCCTATCCGTGGTGCACGCCAAGGGCCTAGTCCACCGGGATATCAAGCCGGATAACGTGCTCATTAGCGCCGACCACCGGGTCAAGCTTGGGGATTTTGGCCTGGTGCGCTCCTCAACCTCCAATACGGTGACCTCAAATAACATCGTGGGCACCGTGTCCTACCTCTCCCCTGAGCAGGTGGATGGAAGTGATATCACCACCGCCAGCGACGTCTATTCCGCCGGCATTGTGCTCTTTGAACTGCTAACGGGCACCCTGCCGTTTAGCGGCGAGACTGACTTGGCCCACGCACTAGCGCGCTTGAACGGGGACGTTGCTGCCCCGTCTTCCCGCATTGCGGGCGTGCCCCACCTCTTCGATGAGCTGGTGGCCAGCGCCACCACCCGCGACGTCGACGAGCGCTTCGCCGACGCCGGGGAATTCCTCGCCGCGCTGGATGACGTGGCCGCGGAGCTGGCCCTGCCGGCGTTTACGGTCCCGGTGCCAAAGAATTCCGCCGCGGCGCGCACCGCGGCTAAACCCACGGACATGACGGGCATAGGAGCCACGGACATCTTTGCGCCCACTAGCATCATCAATCCCTTCCGCGAGCCAAAGGAAGATTCTAGGCCGGCAGCGGCGGTAGATGCGGACGCAAACGCGCGGGCGGGAAGCCAACAGGCTCACCCGGAGGCGCCTACTGAGGACCTCTCCCCTACCGAAGACCTCTTATTCCGCCGCGCGCCGCTGAGCTTTGAAACCCAGGCGCAGCAGCGCTGGCCGGAACCCGAGCCGGCCCGGCACGCCCCGCGCGCCGAGAACCCGCCCGCAGCGGCGCCCAGCCCCACGCCGGCAACGCCACCTGTGCCCCCACCGGCCAATCCGCCGACGCGCAACGCGCCCGCGGAACGCGGCCCAGCGGGCGAAGGGCGCAGGGAGTTACAACCGCGGCGGGATAAGACTCCCGCCCCGCCGATGCTGACCAACCGCTCCGGCGCGGGTTTCGCCGTATTCCTTTTGGTTGTCGCCCTGCTGGCCGCAGCGGTGGCCATCGGCGGGTGGTCCTACGCCTCCGGCATGTACGGCATGCTGCCTCAATTCCTCGAGCAGGCGCAGTAA
- a CDS encoding DUF3040 domain-containing protein codes for MSLSEQEQRALREIEQSLLADDPKFGSSVDVDDDFGGGSGAVTIRGVALVVLGLCMLIGGVALAQFSLWYVTLSIAGFLVMFGAGVWMLRGDNNQSADPFAGNGKARLARGQCNSGVGSKLEDNFRRRFEGN; via the coding sequence GTGTCGCTTTCAGAGCAGGAACAGCGCGCGCTACGCGAGATAGAGCAGTCGCTGCTTGCTGATGATCCTAAATTTGGTTCATCGGTGGATGTTGATGATGATTTTGGCGGCGGCTCCGGCGCCGTCACTATCCGGGGCGTGGCCCTGGTGGTGCTCGGCCTGTGCATGCTAATCGGCGGCGTGGCTCTGGCGCAGTTTTCGCTGTGGTACGTCACCTTGTCGATCGCCGGTTTCCTGGTGATGTTCGGCGCCGGCGTGTGGATGCTTCGTGGTGATAACAATCAGTCCGCGGACCCGTTTGCCGGCAATGGTAAAGCCCGCTTGGCGCGCGGCCAGTGCAACAGTGGCGTGGGAAGCAAGCTGGAGGACAACTTTCGCCGCCGCTTCGAGGGGAACTAA
- a CDS encoding Rv2175c family DNA-binding protein yields MSVTNPSNPDLNLEQLLANETLLTMPEVADKLGIVVTRAHDLLTERKIIAWRKDGVRYVPEAFFNEKNAVSKFVSGVITVLSDGGYSDDEILHHLFTEDESLPGRPIDALHGHLAREVIRRAQAMAF; encoded by the coding sequence GTGTCTGTGACTAATCCAAGCAATCCCGACCTGAATCTCGAACAGCTCCTTGCCAACGAAACCTTGCTGACCATGCCTGAGGTGGCTGACAAGCTGGGTATCGTGGTGACCCGCGCGCACGATTTGCTCACCGAGCGCAAGATCATCGCGTGGCGCAAAGACGGCGTGCGCTACGTGCCGGAGGCATTTTTCAACGAGAAGAACGCGGTCAGCAAGTTCGTCTCGGGCGTAATCACCGTCTTGTCTGACGGCGGCTATTCCGACGATGAAATCCTCCACCACCTCTTCACCGAGGACGAGTCCCTGCCGGGCCGCCCCATCGACGCCCTGCACGGCCACCTGGCGCGCGAAGTCATCCGGCGCGCACAGGCCATGGCCTTCTAA
- the rsmH gene encoding 16S rRNA (cytosine(1402)-N(4))-methyltransferase RsmH, whose product MSTKVNYDIADNHGHVPVMRERMAQLIAPAVEAAGDNAVIVDGTLGAGGHTEYFLKSFPRARVIGVDRDGASLAAATRRLEPFAERFVGVGRRFDEVGSAIAEGGHPILDLAAKYGVAGALFDLGVSSMQLDQVDRGFAYRTDAPLDMRMDPTQSLTAADILNTYSHGEIARILKTYGDERFAGKIASAVLKEREKAPFDTSERLVELLYATIPAATRRTGGHPAKRTFQALRVEVNRELEAIEQVIPVITDALHVGGRAVFMSYQSLEDRIVKGAFRELTTSKTPAGLPMELPGMAPRYATVTRGSEKATAQEIEENSRAASVRVRAIERLEGDHVIHGPGEVA is encoded by the coding sequence GTGAGTACTAAGGTTAACTACGACATTGCGGATAACCATGGCCACGTTCCCGTCATGCGTGAGCGCATGGCGCAGCTGATTGCCCCCGCGGTCGAGGCGGCTGGGGATAACGCGGTGATCGTTGACGGCACGCTCGGCGCGGGCGGCCACACGGAGTACTTCCTCAAGTCCTTCCCCCGGGCGCGCGTCATCGGCGTTGACCGCGATGGGGCCTCCTTGGCGGCGGCAACGCGGCGCCTTGAGCCTTTTGCTGAACGCTTCGTGGGCGTGGGGCGCAGGTTCGATGAGGTTGGCTCCGCGATTGCAGAGGGCGGCCATCCCATTTTGGACCTGGCGGCTAAATATGGCGTCGCGGGCGCGTTGTTTGATCTTGGCGTGTCCTCGATGCAGCTGGACCAGGTGGATCGCGGTTTCGCATATCGGACCGATGCCCCCCTCGATATGCGCATGGACCCCACCCAGTCCCTGACCGCGGCGGATATCCTCAACACCTATTCTCACGGCGAGATTGCCCGCATTCTCAAGACCTACGGCGATGAACGCTTCGCCGGAAAAATCGCCTCCGCGGTGTTGAAAGAGCGCGAGAAGGCGCCGTTTGATACCTCGGAGCGCCTGGTTGAGCTGCTCTATGCCACCATTCCGGCGGCAACGCGCCGCACGGGTGGCCACCCGGCGAAGCGCACCTTCCAGGCCCTGCGCGTGGAGGTCAACCGCGAGCTAGAGGCAATCGAGCAGGTCATTCCGGTTATCACGGATGCCTTGCACGTGGGCGGCCGCGCCGTCTTCATGAGCTATCAGTCCCTGGAGGACCGCATCGTTAAGGGCGCTTTCAGGGAATTGACCACGTCAAAGACCCCGGCCGGTCTGCCTATGGAACTTCCCGGGATGGCGCCGCGGTATGCGACCGTGACCCGCGGTTCGGAGAAGGCCACGGCCCAGGAGATTGAGGAAAACTCCCGCGCGGCCTCCGTCCGCGTCAGGGCCATCGAACGCCTTGAGGGGGACCACGTCATCCACGGCCCAGGGGAGGTGGCGTAG
- a CDS encoding alpha-(1->6)-mannopyranosyltransferase A encodes MPSSKVNPQSHAPAKVAARAERDGRHSPLSLKLPHPLKLGIASSIVLTLASFGGGATRNRGGVLEALNLGFVSYGHGRNFSMLLFWVGLFGLVAAWVLAGRELVIPQLKAPTEKAFAAMRRWMWMWIAPLALAGPLASRDVYSYLMQGAMVRDGFDPYSEGAAVNPGPFLLEVSQDWRNTTTPYGPLHLWLGEGIVRIAGNEVWLGIILFKVVSLLGFFAIAWAVPKIATRLGSDPTLALWLGVANPVMILHLIGGMHNESVMVALVSVGLVLALNRKYVAAIALIAVAVSMKATAFIAMPFVVWMMVNRFAPAKTSSVAKQCGVFIASGAAMVALTVAVVAAVTWASGTSWGWIFEITGNSKVINPLAGPTLMADVLTPPLQSFNEELTYNSVISLLRSIAMVLMLAGMVAAWWLFRKGDNQAIVGTAAAYQVAFIFNSVTLPWYYASVITLVAAGRVPLLVTKIATAGSFFVAVSFAGDGNHQLYNWWWVIVAAAAAWFITSWIYEPLKHPAGAPGSRN; translated from the coding sequence ATGCCATCTAGCAAGGTAAATCCGCAATCACACGCCCCGGCTAAAGTTGCTGCGCGCGCGGAGCGCGATGGGCGGCACTCCCCATTGAGCCTCAAGCTGCCGCATCCGTTGAAGCTGGGCATTGCATCTTCAATAGTCCTTACCCTGGCTTCCTTCGGCGGCGGCGCGACGCGCAACCGCGGCGGCGTACTGGAGGCGCTAAACCTGGGCTTCGTCAGCTACGGCCATGGCCGAAACTTCAGCATGCTGCTGTTTTGGGTCGGCCTGTTCGGGCTCGTGGCCGCATGGGTCTTGGCCGGCCGGGAGTTGGTGATTCCACAGCTTAAGGCCCCTACTGAAAAGGCCTTTGCCGCCATGCGCCGCTGGATGTGGATGTGGATTGCTCCCCTAGCGCTGGCCGGGCCGCTGGCCTCCCGCGATGTCTATTCCTACCTGATGCAGGGCGCCATGGTCCGCGATGGGTTCGATCCCTATTCCGAGGGCGCGGCCGTCAACCCAGGCCCATTCCTCCTTGAGGTCTCCCAAGACTGGCGAAACACCACGACCCCTTACGGGCCCCTGCACCTGTGGCTGGGCGAGGGCATCGTGCGTATCGCGGGCAACGAGGTGTGGCTAGGCATCATCCTGTTCAAGGTGGTGTCCCTGCTGGGATTTTTCGCCATCGCGTGGGCGGTGCCAAAGATAGCCACGCGCTTAGGTTCGGATCCCACCCTTGCCCTGTGGCTGGGCGTAGCCAACCCGGTGATGATCCTGCACCTCATCGGCGGAATGCACAATGAATCCGTCATGGTGGCGCTGGTGTCCGTGGGCCTTGTGCTGGCTCTCAACAGGAAGTACGTCGCGGCCATCGCCCTTATCGCCGTGGCCGTATCGATGAAGGCAACCGCCTTTATCGCCATGCCGTTCGTGGTGTGGATGATGGTGAATCGATTCGCGCCGGCCAAGACCAGCTCCGTTGCCAAGCAGTGTGGGGTATTCATCGCCTCCGGCGCCGCGATGGTGGCGCTGACCGTTGCGGTTGTGGCGGCGGTAACCTGGGCCTCCGGCACCTCTTGGGGCTGGATTTTTGAGATTACCGGCAATTCTAAAGTGATTAACCCGCTGGCCGGGCCAACCCTCATGGCGGACGTGCTCACTCCGCCGCTGCAGTCCTTCAACGAGGAGCTGACCTACAACTCCGTAATTTCCCTCTTGCGTTCCATTGCAATGGTGCTCATGCTGGCCGGAATGGTCGCCGCATGGTGGCTATTCCGCAAGGGAGATAACCAAGCAATCGTGGGTACCGCGGCCGCCTACCAGGTGGCCTTCATCTTCAACTCGGTGACCCTGCCGTGGTACTACGCCTCCGTCATCACGCTGGTGGCCGCGGGGCGCGTGCCGCTGCTAGTGACCAAGATTGCCACCGCGGGCTCATTCTTCGTGGCCGTGTCCTTCGCCGGCGACGGGAACCACCAGCTCTACAACTGGTGGTGGGTCATCGTTGCGGCCGCCGCGGCGTGGTTTATCACCTCGTGGATCTATGAACCGCTAAAGCACCCGGCCGGGGCGCCAGGTAGCCGGAATTAG
- the mraZ gene encoding division/cell wall cluster transcriptional repressor MraZ has translation MFLGTYTPKLDDKGRLTLPAKFRDELAGGLMVTKGQDHSLAVYPREEFAARARKAAAVSRTNPDARAFIRNLAASADEQRPDGNGRITLSAGHREYAGLKKECVVVGSVDFLEIWDAAAWAEYQAQTEDAYSAADADDVLAGLL, from the coding sequence ATGTTTCTCGGAACCTACACTCCCAAGCTTGATGACAAAGGGCGCCTAACCCTCCCCGCTAAGTTCCGCGACGAACTTGCTGGGGGCCTCATGGTTACTAAGGGACAGGACCACTCGCTGGCCGTGTACCCGCGTGAAGAATTCGCGGCTCGTGCACGCAAGGCGGCGGCGGTATCGCGAACCAATCCGGATGCGCGTGCGTTCATCCGTAACCTTGCGGCTTCGGCCGATGAGCAGCGCCCGGATGGCAATGGTCGAATCACGTTGTCGGCCGGTCACCGTGAATACGCAGGCCTGAAGAAGGAATGCGTGGTTGTGGGGTCAGTGGATTTCCTCGAAATCTGGGATGCGGCCGCATGGGCTGAATACCAGGCACAAACTGAAGATGCTTACTCAGCGGCGGACGCGGATGATGTCCTCGCCGGCCTGCTGTAG
- a CDS encoding polyprenyl synthetase family protein: MSEFKIPVLSDIPAAVQAELKEFIAARRGHVGAIGQPVSEAVNFLESFVLDGGKRIRPLYAWAGFVGAGGLDGDEDPHAVLRAASSLEFIQGCALIHDDIIDASDTRRGNPTVHRGVEASHREHGWQGSAAEFGRNVAILVGDLSLIWAEDMLQESGLSTLALGRAREPWRDMRTEVIGGQLLDISLEAAGSESVELAQNVNRYKTAGYTIERPLHLGAAIAGASEELIAAFRGYGRDIGIAYQLRDDQLGVFGDSELTGKPAGDDLREGKRTVLLALALSSADERDPAAAATLRKLIGNSDDPAEIELMKQIIEDSGAPALVEREIEKLTASGLEHLKRANVSAEVTETLTTLAVKATARQM, encoded by the coding sequence GTGAGTGAATTTAAGATCCCCGTTCTTTCCGACATACCCGCCGCCGTCCAAGCGGAGCTCAAAGAGTTCATCGCGGCCCGGCGCGGGCATGTTGGCGCCATTGGCCAGCCGGTTTCGGAGGCCGTGAACTTCTTAGAATCTTTCGTGCTCGATGGCGGCAAGCGCATTCGCCCGCTTTATGCGTGGGCGGGTTTCGTGGGCGCCGGCGGCCTGGACGGGGATGAGGATCCGCACGCGGTGTTGCGGGCGGCCAGTTCCTTGGAGTTCATCCAGGGCTGTGCGCTTATCCATGATGACATCATTGACGCCTCCGATACCCGGCGCGGCAACCCCACCGTGCATCGTGGAGTGGAGGCCAGCCATCGCGAGCACGGCTGGCAGGGGTCCGCCGCCGAGTTTGGCCGCAACGTCGCCATTTTGGTGGGCGATCTGTCTCTGATTTGGGCAGAGGATATGCTGCAGGAGTCCGGGCTGAGCACCCTGGCCCTAGGCCGGGCCCGTGAGCCTTGGCGCGATATGCGCACTGAGGTCATTGGCGGCCAGCTGTTGGACATTTCGCTCGAGGCCGCCGGCTCTGAGTCTGTGGAGTTGGCCCAAAACGTCAACCGTTACAAGACCGCCGGCTACACCATCGAGCGCCCGCTGCACCTGGGCGCGGCGATAGCTGGCGCGTCCGAAGAATTGATAGCAGCTTTCCGCGGATATGGCCGCGACATTGGCATCGCCTACCAGCTGCGCGATGACCAGCTGGGGGTGTTTGGTGATTCCGAATTGACCGGAAAGCCCGCCGGTGACGATCTACGCGAGGGCAAGCGCACCGTCTTGCTGGCCCTGGCCCTGAGCAGCGCCGACGAACGGGATCCGGCCGCGGCGGCCACGTTGCGCAAGCTGATAGGCAACAGCGATGACCCGGCCGAGATCGAGCTTATGAAACAGATCATCGAAGACTCCGGGGCGCCCGCTCTTGTCGAGCGGGAGATTGAAAAACTCACGGCCTCCGGTTTGGAACACCTCAAGCGAGCAAACGTCAGCGCTGAGGTCACAGAAACTCTCACCACGCTGGCGGTCAAGGCCACCGCCCGCCAGATGTAA
- a CDS encoding SAV_6107 family HEPN domain-containing protein, which yields MAQVISATTKFGAGAARQGGAKRQRFLTQAEGLLAEARALAAEGRGDEALELSYQAALRTAGARVAVSAVARRKRKPSSAWEQLALVDAAGKRWADEFKAFSRLRSRVVSGLDGNVEQVTVFELMDLTAQFKEAVEMDFVVDSAAA from the coding sequence ATGGCACAGGTCATTTCCGCTACTACTAAGTTTGGGGCGGGCGCCGCCCGCCAGGGTGGGGCCAAGCGCCAGCGCTTCCTAACGCAGGCAGAAGGTCTTTTGGCGGAAGCCCGCGCCCTCGCGGCGGAGGGCCGCGGAGACGAGGCGCTTGAGCTTTCCTACCAGGCCGCATTGCGCACGGCCGGAGCCCGGGTTGCGGTAAGTGCGGTGGCGCGCCGCAAGCGTAAGCCATCGAGTGCCTGGGAGCAGTTGGCGCTGGTCGATGCTGCCGGAAAGCGGTGGGCGGATGAATTTAAGGCATTTTCCCGGCTGCGCTCGCGTGTGGTCTCCGGGCTGGACGGCAATGTGGAACAAGTCACTGTGTTTGAGTTGATGGATCTCACGGCCCAGTTCAAGGAGGCTGTGGAGATGGACTTCGTGGTAGATTCCGCCGCGGCCTAA